Proteins co-encoded in one Christiangramia fulva genomic window:
- a CDS encoding haloacid dehalogenase type II has translation MKKNKPLLIFDVNETLLDLSPLEAEINSAMGNDQASAVWFSKLLHYSLVETVCGHYHDFSEIGLRVFEMIQENYGRSLGSEQIKKMLSRISELHPHPEVPRVLRELRENSFELIALSNGKPEILEQQLKYSNISQYFQHIISIEECKKYKPHAATYKYALKKADRDADDAYMIAAHGWDIAGAAYAGLKTVFVGRKKLPYPLAPEPNHIVQDLKGLKGIFTK, from the coding sequence ATGAAAAAAAATAAACCTCTTTTAATTTTTGATGTTAATGAGACGCTTCTGGATCTATCACCTCTTGAAGCAGAAATAAATTCAGCTATGGGAAATGATCAGGCCTCTGCGGTTTGGTTTTCAAAATTGCTTCATTATAGCCTTGTAGAAACAGTTTGTGGGCACTATCATGATTTTAGTGAAATAGGCCTTAGAGTTTTTGAAATGATCCAGGAAAATTACGGCCGATCTCTTGGCAGCGAGCAAATTAAAAAAATGCTCTCCAGGATAAGTGAATTACATCCACATCCCGAAGTTCCCCGAGTTTTAAGGGAACTTAGGGAAAATTCTTTTGAGCTTATAGCCTTAAGCAATGGGAAACCTGAGATTCTAGAGCAGCAACTTAAATATTCCAATATTTCCCAATATTTTCAACATATCATAAGTATTGAAGAATGTAAAAAATACAAACCTCATGCGGCTACTTATAAATATGCCTTGAAAAAGGCAGATCGTGATGCCGATGATGCTTATATGATCGCAGCGCATGGCTGGGATATAGCCGGTGCAGCTTATGCGGGATTAAAAACCGTTTTTGTGGGACGCAAAAAACTTCCTTACCCTCTTGCACCGGAACCAAATCATATTGTTCAGGATCTAAAAGGATTAAAGGGAATTTTCACCAAATAA
- a CDS encoding YSC84-related protein — MTLRKGILSFFVLLLFSSGMSIYAQDDNYDDNDNNENLVDQDKKEELVRDAKRAKKAFIENSKNMSELFDSAVGYVIFPNVGKGAYILGGAAGNGVLFENGKVQGFAELRQVDVGLQIGGQAYRQAILFQTKNELNQFKKGNYSLSGNASAVILEKGKAKNVEFNNGRAIVTMPKAGAMVEVSVGGQKFEYAEAKGNWK, encoded by the coding sequence ATGACACTGAGAAAAGGAATATTATCATTTTTTGTGCTTCTGCTCTTCTCTTCAGGAATGAGCATTTACGCGCAGGATGATAATTATGATGACAATGACAATAATGAAAACCTTGTTGATCAGGACAAAAAAGAAGAATTAGTAAGGGACGCTAAACGCGCAAAAAAAGCCTTTATCGAAAACAGCAAGAATATGTCAGAGCTTTTTGATAGCGCCGTTGGATATGTGATTTTTCCGAATGTGGGCAAAGGAGCTTATATTCTTGGTGGAGCTGCCGGAAATGGAGTTCTTTTTGAGAATGGTAAGGTACAGGGTTTTGCAGAACTTCGCCAGGTAGATGTAGGTCTTCAAATTGGAGGTCAGGCCTACCGGCAGGCAATTTTGTTTCAAACCAAAAATGAGCTCAATCAATTTAAGAAAGGGAATTACAGCCTTTCGGGAAACGCTTCTGCAGTGATCCTTGAAAAAGGAAAGGCTAAAAATGTGGAATTCAATAATGGAAGAGCTATTGTAACCATGCCTAAAGCGGGTGCTATGGTTGAAGTCTCTGTTGGCGGACAGAAATTTGAATATGCCGAAGCAAAAGGTAACTGGAAATAA
- a CDS encoding YybH family protein, with translation MKKTVFLLLIFLVFTNCAGDENAEKPKDQIEDQVQKAYNKMFKSYAEGTDDFFEYYEDDFVRVESDGSIHTGIDQPKKDWNRFLKTHKVELLNYEEDPKMVIGSDQVVTIGKFKELFIEKKSQDTTRNTGVYISSWRKQPDGKWKISMDTFHAGL, from the coding sequence ATGAAAAAAACGGTATTCTTATTATTGATTTTTCTTGTTTTTACCAATTGCGCAGGCGATGAAAACGCCGAAAAACCCAAGGATCAAATTGAAGATCAGGTTCAGAAAGCCTACAACAAAATGTTTAAATCTTATGCCGAAGGAACCGACGATTTCTTTGAATATTACGAAGATGATTTCGTAAGAGTTGAGAGTGATGGCAGTATTCATACAGGGATTGATCAACCCAAAAAGGATTGGAACAGGTTTCTGAAAACCCATAAAGTAGAACTTCTAAATTATGAGGAAGACCCAAAAATGGTCATCGGCTCTGATCAGGTGGTCACCATAGGTAAGTTCAAAGAACTTTTTATCGAAAAAAAATCACAGGATACTACCAGGAATACCGGAGTTTATATTTCTTCCTGGAGAAAACAGCCCGATGGGAAATGGAAAATAAGCATGGATACATTTCACGCCGGATTGTAG
- a CDS encoding response regulator transcription factor, producing the protein MQEDLKKIIDYWKEMYSRKVKEYRPFQISADFKKFASIFAPGNSYLYIVNLHNFELEYVSDSVKNFVGKDAEQINVQELVKSILPEEIKSIKLKSRVISDFYTSFLDKEDVLDYKNMFSYRMKDADENIRIMLYQAFPLSVLENGAPEHVLCIQTDVTHLKITSTNTVSFIHMNGGKCYLNIDISEGKFDPEAYDHRKNDFSEIFTEREKQVVIKLSKGLNAEQIAGELNLSPHTIKTHRRNVLQKSGCTNTTELVAKCLTSGIIPHSLN; encoded by the coding sequence ATGCAAGAAGATCTCAAAAAAATCATAGATTACTGGAAGGAGATGTATTCCCGTAAGGTAAAAGAGTATCGCCCTTTTCAAATTTCTGCCGATTTTAAAAAATTCGCCTCCATTTTTGCCCCGGGAAATTCCTATCTATATATCGTGAATCTTCATAATTTCGAACTGGAATATGTTTCAGATTCAGTAAAGAATTTTGTTGGGAAAGATGCTGAACAAATAAATGTCCAGGAACTGGTTAAATCCATACTTCCGGAAGAAATAAAAAGCATCAAACTTAAGAGCAGGGTAATCAGTGATTTTTACACTTCTTTCCTGGATAAAGAAGATGTTCTTGATTATAAAAACATGTTTTCTTACCGGATGAAAGATGCAGACGAAAATATTAGAATAATGCTGTACCAGGCATTTCCACTTAGCGTCCTGGAAAACGGAGCACCTGAACACGTTTTATGCATTCAAACAGATGTCACCCACCTCAAGATAACCAGTACCAACACGGTTTCCTTTATTCATATGAATGGTGGAAAATGTTATTTGAATATCGATATTTCCGAAGGAAAATTTGATCCAGAAGCTTACGATCACAGAAAAAATGATTTTTCCGAAATCTTTACAGAAAGGGAAAAACAGGTTGTTATTAAATTATCCAAAGGTTTAAATGCGGAACAAATTGCCGGGGAACTCAATCTTTCCCCGCATACCATTAAAACTCATAGAAGGAATGTCCTGCAAAAAAGCGGTTGTACCAATACCACTGAGTTAGTGGCAAAATGCCTGACAAGCGGAATAATTCCTCACAGCCTGAATTAA